In one Sphingomonas hankookensis genomic region, the following are encoded:
- a CDS encoding acyl-CoA thioesterase yields the protein MAHQHPLAVAPGDIDHMGHVNNAVYLSWVQDAVVAYWERVAPADAVAKHLWVALKHEITYRRPAFLDDPIVATVVAERVEGVRAYFSTLIKRGEEVLAEVQSTWCSLDAITKRPARLARDVVHRFLPE from the coding sequence ATGGCACATCAGCATCCGCTTGCCGTCGCTCCGGGCGACATCGACCATATGGGGCACGTCAACAATGCCGTGTACCTGTCATGGGTACAGGACGCGGTGGTCGCCTATTGGGAGCGGGTCGCCCCGGCCGATGCGGTCGCCAAGCATCTGTGGGTCGCGCTGAAGCACGAGATCACCTATCGCCGGCCCGCCTTCCTCGACGATCCGATCGTCGCCACGGTGGTGGCCGAACGGGTGGAGGGCGTGCGGGCTTATTTCTCCACGCTGATCAAGCGCGGCGAGGAGGTGCTGGCCGAGGTGCAGAGTACCTGGTGTTCGCTGGATGCCATCACCAAGCGTCCGGCGCGGCTGGCGCGCGACGTGGTGCATCGTTTCCTGCCCGAATAA
- a CDS encoding VOC family protein — translation MNRRGDFVWYELLTRDVDAAAAFYGDVVGWTVQDSGTPGIDYRLFTTAAGIPVAGLMAMPPGMPASTWLGYVAVDDVDAAAADFVANGGTQHMPPMSMPGVGRMAMLTDPQGAALYLMRSESAEPSASFQDANGATPGHFVWNELTAPDQDRAIAFYTARFGWRQEGAMPMGPLGEYKFLLSGDTAIGAAMGTFPGAQPGWQYYAMVADIDHAAARITAGGGTILQGPDQIPGGSYSVVASDPMGAHFGLVGSRP, via the coding sequence ATGAACCGCCGGGGCGATTTCGTCTGGTACGAATTGCTGACCCGCGACGTCGATGCGGCAGCCGCCTTCTATGGGGACGTCGTCGGCTGGACCGTGCAGGATTCCGGCACGCCCGGCATCGACTATCGCCTGTTCACCACCGCCGCCGGCATTCCCGTCGCCGGGCTGATGGCGATGCCGCCGGGCATGCCGGCCTCGACCTGGCTCGGCTATGTCGCGGTGGACGATGTCGATGCGGCCGCGGCCGATTTCGTCGCGAACGGCGGTACGCAGCACATGCCGCCCATGTCGATGCCCGGCGTCGGCCGCATGGCGATGCTGACCGATCCGCAGGGCGCCGCGCTCTACCTGATGCGCAGCGAAAGCGCCGAACCCAGCGCATCGTTTCAGGATGCGAACGGCGCGACGCCCGGCCATTTCGTATGGAACGAACTGACCGCCCCCGATCAGGACCGGGCCATCGCCTTCTATACCGCCCGCTTCGGCTGGCGACAGGAAGGTGCGATGCCGATGGGTCCGCTCGGCGAGTATAAATTCCTGCTGAGCGGCGATACGGCGATCGGCGCGGCAATGGGCACCTTCCCCGGCGCCCAGCCCGGCTGGCAATATTATGCGATGGTCGCCGATATCGACCATGCCGCGGCACGGATCACGGCGGGCGGCGGCACGATCCTGCAGGGTCCCGACCAGATCCCCGGCGGCAGTTACTCGGTCGTCGCCAGCGACCCTATGGGAGCACACTTCGGACTGGTAGGATCACGCCCATGA
- the cobS gene encoding cobaltochelatase subunit CobS — protein MTTDTLPQPSETTILSAPDRMVKVREMFGIDSDLEVPAFSVADERVPDADPAYVFDPDTTLAILAGFAHNRRVMVQGYHGTGKSTHIEQVAARLNWPCIRINLDAHISRIDLIGRDAIVLKDGQQVTEFREGLLPWALQTPTALVFDEYDAGRPDVMFVIQRVLETEGKLTLLDQNRVIRPNPYFRLFATANTVGLGDTSGLYHGTQQINQGQMDRWNIVVTLNYLPAATEARIVLAKSGEYDKVGGKETVEKMVRVADMTRRGFVNGDISTVMSPRTVITWAQNALIFGDVGFAFRLSFLNKCDEAERALVAEYYQRVFGKDLPESVVGKA, from the coding sequence ATGACCACCGATACCCTGCCCCAGCCGTCCGAAACCACGATCCTGAGCGCGCCCGACCGGATGGTGAAGGTGCGCGAGATGTTCGGCATCGACAGCGACCTCGAAGTCCCCGCCTTTTCGGTCGCCGACGAACGCGTGCCCGATGCAGATCCGGCCTATGTGTTCGATCCCGACACGACGCTGGCGATCCTGGCGGGCTTTGCGCACAACCGGCGGGTGATGGTGCAGGGCTATCACGGCACCGGCAAGTCGACCCATATCGAACAGGTCGCGGCGCGGCTGAACTGGCCGTGCATCCGCATCAACCTCGACGCGCATATCAGCCGGATCGACCTGATCGGACGCGACGCGATCGTGCTGAAGGACGGGCAGCAGGTCACCGAGTTCCGCGAGGGGTTGCTGCCCTGGGCGCTGCAGACGCCGACCGCTTTGGTGTTCGACGAATATGACGCGGGCCGCCCCGATGTGATGTTCGTGATCCAGCGCGTGCTGGAGACCGAGGGCAAGCTGACGCTGCTCGACCAGAACCGCGTGATCCGGCCGAACCCGTATTTCCGGCTGTTCGCGACCGCCAACACGGTCGGTCTGGGCGATACGAGCGGGCTGTATCACGGCACGCAGCAGATCAACCAGGGGCAGATGGACCGGTGGAACATCGTCGTCACGCTGAACTACCTGCCCGCCGCGACCGAGGCGCGGATCGTGCTCGCCAAGTCGGGCGAGTACGACAAGGTCGGCGGCAAGGAGACGGTCGAGAAGATGGTGCGCGTGGCCGACATGACCCGGCGCGGCTTCGTCAACGGCGATATCTCGACGGTCATGTCGCCGCGGACGGTCATCACCTGGGCGCAGAACGCGCTGATCTTCGGTGACGTCGGTTTCGCGTTCCGCCTGTCGTTCCTGAACAAGTGCGACGAGGCGGAGCGGGCGCTGGTCGCGGAATATTATCAGCGGGTGTTCGGCAAGGACCTGCCCGAGAGCGTGGTGGGCAAGGCGTAA
- a CDS encoding GNAT family N-acetyltransferase, translated as MIPPAVIEYWQQAFGSGRCVFDDGRVSLRSDESLGETYVMILTRRDGTAAVAIAPALARRTGLSDTTPMRIAAIRARLSEHGIRLHDPDHLFYRVPSPGRSSGQHTVRRLGPGDRHAFEQFRDAASAQDMDAAWVEFDHPVVFGGFDGDRIVCAASMLRWHESPLGDLGVLTLPEARGRGLGRAVVGAIADHAVESGLEPQYRCQTDNLASIALARSAGFESLGEWEVIRTPHD; from the coding sequence CGCCCGCCGTTATCGAGTATTGGCAACAGGCGTTCGGCAGCGGCCGATGCGTATTCGACGACGGCCGGGTTTCGCTGCGCAGCGACGAGTCGCTCGGCGAAACCTATGTCATGATCCTGACGCGGCGCGACGGGACGGCGGCGGTCGCCATCGCCCCGGCGCTTGCCCGGCGCACCGGCCTGTCCGACACGACGCCGATGCGGATCGCCGCGATCCGGGCGAGGCTGTCGGAGCATGGCATACGCCTGCACGATCCCGATCACCTCTTCTATCGTGTGCCCTCACCGGGACGTTCGTCGGGGCAGCACACCGTCCGCCGGCTCGGCCCCGGCGACCGCCACGCGTTCGAGCAATTTCGCGACGCAGCCTCGGCGCAGGACATGGACGCAGCATGGGTCGAATTCGACCATCCAGTCGTGTTCGGCGGGTTCGACGGCGACCGGATCGTTTGCGCCGCCAGCATGTTGCGCTGGCACGAAAGCCCGCTCGGCGATCTCGGCGTGCTGACCCTGCCGGAGGCGCGCGGTCGCGGTCTGGGCCGCGCGGTCGTCGGCGCGATCGCCGACCATGCCGTCGAGTCGGGGCTGGAACCGCAATATCGCTGTCAGACCGACAATCTCGCCTCGATCGCCCTCGCCCGATCGGCCGGGTTCGAATCGCTCGGCGAATGGGAAGTCATCCGCACGCCGCACGACTGA
- a CDS encoding VOC family protein — protein MPKMIFVNLAVADVPAATRFYEAIGFVKDGRFSNERGSGMTWSESIHVMLLDRAFYATFTPKRIIDAKTESGVLLALSFDDRAGVDAITEAALAAGGRELHDPEDEGYMYSRAFEDLDGHGWGPFTMDMAAAEAAHAEGAA, from the coding sequence ATGCCGAAGATGATTTTCGTGAACCTCGCGGTCGCCGATGTGCCCGCGGCGACGCGCTTCTACGAAGCGATCGGCTTCGTGAAGGACGGCCGATTCTCGAACGAACGCGGGTCGGGCATGACCTGGTCGGAGAGCATCCACGTCATGCTGCTCGACCGCGCCTTCTACGCGACCTTCACGCCCAAGCGGATCATCGATGCGAAGACCGAAAGCGGCGTGCTGCTCGCCCTCTCGTTCGACGACCGTGCCGGCGTCGACGCGATCACCGAGGCCGCATTGGCGGCGGGCGGGCGCGAACTGCACGATCCCGAGGACGAAGGCTATATGTACAGCCGCGCGTTCGAGGACCTCGACGGTCATGGCTGGGGTCCGTTCACCATGGACATGGCGGCGGCGGAGGCCGCCCATGCGGAGGGCGCGGCATGA
- a CDS encoding DUF1428 domain-containing protein, translating to MTYIDGFVTPVPRANRAAYEAHVAQAAAIFADLGATRLVECRGDDVPAGTHTGFARSVALADDEEVLFSWIEYPDRATRDRVGAAMMADPRMAELDMPFDGKRMIYGGFDGVMVSGDDATPGYVDGCLTPVPADSQDAYLAFSAESAQVFRDHGALRVVEGWGDDVPPGKHTDYARAVDLRDGEVACYSWIEWPSKDVRDSGWQAMMADPRMADRALPFDGKRMVYGGFTPIFDRHMGAGA from the coding sequence ATGACCTATATCGACGGGTTCGTGACCCCGGTGCCACGCGCCAACCGCGCGGCTTACGAAGCCCATGTCGCGCAGGCGGCGGCGATCTTTGCCGATCTCGGCGCGACGCGCCTGGTCGAATGCCGGGGCGACGACGTGCCGGCGGGCACCCATACCGGCTTCGCGCGCTCGGTCGCGCTGGCCGATGATGAGGAGGTGCTGTTCAGCTGGATCGAATATCCCGACCGTGCGACCCGCGACCGCGTCGGCGCGGCGATGATGGCCGATCCGCGCATGGCCGAACTCGACATGCCGTTCGATGGCAAGCGCATGATCTATGGCGGGTTCGACGGGGTGATGGTCAGCGGCGACGACGCCACGCCCGGCTATGTCGATGGCTGCCTGACCCCGGTCCCGGCCGACAGCCAGGACGCCTATCTCGCCTTCTCGGCCGAATCGGCGCAGGTCTTCCGCGATCACGGTGCGCTGCGCGTCGTGGAGGGTTGGGGCGACGACGTGCCGCCGGGCAAGCACACCGACTATGCCCGCGCCGTCGATCTCCGGGATGGGGAGGTCGCCTGCTATTCGTGGATCGAATGGCCGTCAAAGGACGTGCGCGACAGCGGCTGGCAGGCGATGATGGCCGACCCGCGCATGGCCGACCGCGCCCTGCCCTTCGACGGGAAGCGCATGGTCTATGGCGGCTTCACCCCCATCTTCGATCGACACATGGGAGCAGGCGCATGA
- a CDS encoding glutathione S-transferase family protein, with translation MTRPVITAFDWVPDFAQGQVRDLRVRWILEEAGRPYDVHYLSQGAQKRSDHRARQPFGQVPTYQDGDLTLFESGAIVLHLAERHGVLLPTDPAGKARATEWLFAALNTVEPPIMDHAVATLFERDEPWSKPRLPAIDARIAERFGEVAARLGDREWYDGAFSIGDLMMVAVLRIMEGSEQLAAHPTLVTYVERGTARPAFHRALAAQLAGFTGKPPAGYAEWVAKGDCA, from the coding sequence ATGACCCGCCCGGTCATCACCGCCTTCGACTGGGTGCCTGATTTCGCGCAGGGCCAGGTCCGCGACCTGCGCGTCCGCTGGATATTGGAGGAAGCGGGCCGGCCCTATGACGTCCACTATCTGTCGCAGGGCGCGCAGAAGCGTTCCGACCACCGCGCGCGCCAGCCCTTCGGACAGGTGCCGACCTATCAGGACGGCGACCTGACGCTGTTCGAATCGGGCGCGATCGTGCTGCACCTTGCCGAACGCCACGGCGTGTTGCTGCCGACCGATCCGGCGGGCAAGGCACGCGCGACCGAATGGCTGTTCGCCGCGCTCAATACCGTCGAACCGCCGATCATGGACCATGCCGTCGCCACCCTGTTCGAACGCGACGAACCCTGGTCGAAACCGCGCCTGCCCGCGATCGACGCGCGCATCGCCGAACGCTTTGGCGAGGTCGCGGCGCGGCTGGGCGACCGGGAATGGTATGACGGCGCGTTCAGCATCGGCGACCTGATGATGGTCGCGGTGCTGCGGATCATGGAGGGCAGCGAACAGCTCGCCGCGCATCCGACGCTCGTCACCTATGTCGAACGCGGCACCGCCCGCCCCGCCTTTCACCGCGCGCTCGCCGCGCAACTGGCCGGGTTCACCGGCAAACCGCCCGCCGGCTATGCCGAATGGGTGGCCAAGGGAGACTGTGCATGA
- a CDS encoding winged helix-turn-helix transcriptional regulator, with protein sequence MELEKVTIDAKRRYDDACGAALGMEYVGERWALLLIRELLLGPRRFGEIRAGLPGISANVLTQRLAGLEAAGIVERLRLPPPANAQVYALTRWGYEAEPVVLALAKWALRSPTHDPSLPFSAVSLMLALKMLLVPERAGDWCATVAFRLGDDPYVAELASGALSVTRGLGAADATLSGRPSAFLPVVFGAKPLSAAVAEGAIALEGNRAIAERFTTLFRLPPKVE encoded by the coding sequence ATGGAGTTAGAAAAAGTAACTATTGATGCCAAGCGGCGCTATGACGATGCCTGCGGCGCGGCGCTGGGCATGGAATATGTCGGCGAACGCTGGGCGCTGCTGCTGATCCGCGAGCTGCTGCTGGGGCCGCGCCGGTTCGGGGAGATACGCGCCGGCCTGCCCGGGATCAGCGCCAACGTCCTGACGCAGCGGCTGGCGGGACTGGAGGCGGCGGGGATCGTCGAGCGGCTGCGCCTGCCGCCGCCCGCCAATGCGCAGGTCTATGCGCTGACCCGCTGGGGCTATGAGGCGGAGCCGGTGGTGCTGGCGCTGGCGAAATGGGCGCTCCGGTCGCCGACGCACGATCCCTCGCTGCCGTTTTCGGCGGTGTCGCTGATGCTGGCGCTGAAGATGCTGCTGGTGCCGGAGCGGGCAGGGGACTGGTGCGCGACGGTCGCGTTCCGGCTGGGCGACGATCCCTATGTCGCCGAACTGGCGTCCGGGGCGCTGTCGGTGACGCGGGGGCTGGGAGCGGCGGACGCAACCTTGTCCGGCCGCCCTTCGGCGTTCCTGCCGGTCGTGTTCGGCGCGAAGCCTTTGTCGGCGGCGGTGGCCGAAGGGGCAATCGCGCTGGAGGGGAACCGCGCCATCGCCGAACGGTTCACGACGCTGTTCCGATTGCCGCCGAAGGTTGAGTAG